From the Psychrobacillus sp. FSL K6-4046 genome, one window contains:
- a CDS encoding metal ABC transporter ATP-binding protein: MALPLIQLHNISYKYEQTQALIDINLVIKEGDFLAIIGPNGSGKSTLLKIMLGLLKPSNGNVLLFGKPANQFKEREWIGYVSQKSNSFNTGFPATVSEVVRSGVVKQIGLFKRFPDDVKIQVRQALKAVGMEDFAQKNIGELSGGQQQRVFIARALISNPKVLILDEPTVGIDSKNVRSFYNMLVHLNREHNISIVLVTHDVDAVSTSISHVACLNQRIHFHGFKKDMESMSEEQLESWYGHSVRKVEHQGEVQS, from the coding sequence TTGGCCTTACCATTAATTCAATTACATAATATTTCATACAAGTATGAACAAACACAAGCCTTAATCGATATAAATTTAGTTATTAAGGAAGGCGATTTTCTAGCTATTATCGGTCCCAATGGCTCTGGGAAATCAACCTTATTAAAGATAATGTTGGGCTTATTGAAGCCATCAAACGGGAATGTACTTCTCTTTGGGAAGCCAGCTAATCAGTTTAAGGAAAGAGAATGGATCGGATATGTTTCCCAAAAGTCCAATTCGTTCAATACTGGCTTTCCAGCAACCGTAAGTGAAGTCGTTAGAAGTGGAGTGGTTAAACAAATAGGTCTGTTTAAGCGTTTTCCGGATGATGTTAAAATACAAGTTCGTCAAGCGTTAAAAGCAGTAGGAATGGAAGACTTCGCTCAAAAAAATATTGGAGAGCTTTCTGGAGGCCAGCAACAGCGCGTATTTATCGCAAGGGCTTTGATAAGTAATCCAAAAGTGTTAATACTAGACGAGCCTACCGTTGGAATTGATAGTAAAAATGTTCGTTCATTTTATAATATGTTAGTACACTTAAATCGTGAACATAACATTTCCATCGTATTAGTTACACATGATGTGGACGCAGTATCAACAAGTATTAGCCATGTAGCTTGCCTAAATCAGAGAATTCATTTTCATGGCTTTAAAAAAGATATGGAATCGATGAGCGAGGAACAATTAGAGTCGTGGTACGGTCATTCGGTCCGTAAAGTAGAACACCAGGGTGAGGTACAGTCATGA
- a CDS encoding metal ABC transporter permease: MIESIFQYEFLQNAFASGLIIGIIAPLLGVFIVVRRLSLIADALSHVTLAGIAGSLYLSQSVGALALLNPLYLGIVASVTGSLFIERLRRLYKHYEELAIPIIMSAGLGFGAIFISLAEGFSSDLFSYLFGSVSAVSRQDLWIVICIAAVVFLFLGLLFKELFVLSFDEEYAKASGLPAKWIHMLFMIVTALVIAASMRIVGILLVSSLMTLPVAAAMRLSKSFKQALILSVVFGELAVLIGLVSAFYLDLAPGGTIVVTSIVILLGAIFVKKMGRKGAVAT; the protein is encoded by the coding sequence ATGATAGAGTCTATTTTTCAATATGAGTTTTTACAAAATGCATTTGCTTCCGGGTTGATTATTGGAATTATTGCTCCATTATTAGGTGTGTTTATTGTTGTCAGAAGATTATCCTTAATCGCTGATGCACTGAGTCACGTAACCCTTGCCGGAATAGCAGGCAGTCTTTACCTTAGTCAATCTGTAGGAGCACTTGCGCTACTAAACCCATTATATTTAGGCATTGTGGCTTCTGTTACTGGTTCTCTTTTTATAGAGAGGCTTCGTCGTTTATATAAACACTATGAAGAATTAGCGATTCCAATAATTATGTCAGCAGGTTTAGGCTTTGGTGCAATATTTATCTCCTTAGCCGAAGGTTTCAGCTCTGACTTGTTTAGTTATTTATTTGGATCGGTGTCTGCTGTTAGTAGACAAGATCTTTGGATAGTTATTTGTATAGCAGCGGTTGTCTTCTTGTTTTTAGGATTATTGTTTAAAGAACTATTTGTACTATCCTTTGATGAAGAGTATGCAAAGGCATCTGGCCTTCCTGCTAAATGGATTCATATGCTATTTATGATCGTCACAGCTCTAGTAATAGCTGCCTCTATGCGAATTGTGGGGATCTTACTTGTTTCCTCTTTAATGACCTTACCTGTAGCAGCTGCTATGAGATTGTCAAAAAGCTTCAAACAGGCGCTCATTCTTTCAGTAGTATTTGGTGAGCTAGCTGTCCTTATTGGATTAGTAAGTGCATTTTACCTTGATTTAGCCCCGGGAGGTACCATTGTAGTTACATCTATTGTCATTTTACTTGGAGCTATTTTTGTTAAAAAGATGGGTAGAAAGGGAGCGGTGGCAACGTGA
- a CDS encoding Fur family transcriptional regulator has protein sequence MNIDKAWDILKKEGFKKTDKREQILDIFSKTTKYITARDILDVMMEEHPGMSYDTIYRNLSTFVELGILEETELAGEKNFRMQCEVDHHHHHFICLRCGNIKEINYCPMETLQNSIPGYEIENHKFEIYGNCPECH, from the coding sequence GTGAATATAGATAAAGCATGGGATATTCTTAAAAAAGAGGGTTTTAAAAAAACAGACAAGCGAGAACAAATTCTTGATATTTTTTCTAAAACAACCAAGTATATTACTGCTAGAGATATATTAGACGTCATGATGGAGGAGCATCCAGGCATGAGCTATGATACTATTTACCGTAATCTTAGCACTTTTGTTGAGCTTGGTATTTTAGAAGAAACAGAGCTTGCCGGCGAAAAGAACTTTCGTATGCAATGTGAAGTAGACCATCATCACCATCACTTTATTTGCTTAAGATGTGGCAACATTAAAGAAATTAATTATTGCCCGATGGAAACGCTCCAAAATTCGATTCCAGGATATGAAATTGAAAATCACAAGTTCGAGATTTACGGCAACTGTCCAGAGTGTCATTAA
- a CDS encoding NAD(P)-binding oxidoreductase has translation MDIIIFGASGGVGKHFTKLALDNGHSVTAYIRTPSKLEINHENLTIIQGDAFDKQAVEAAINGKDAVVSCLGSTTGMKKSTQLENMMKNVVDGMVANNVSRIVYTASAGVENEIPGLMGKMMMKMLGNVLADHKNAIEYIKSNNLTYTIVRPMGLTDKAFTGNYKESATSVPSSGKSISRADVADFIYKALTDSSYENTSVGISS, from the coding sequence ATGGACATTATTATATTTGGAGCTAGCGGTGGAGTAGGTAAACATTTTACTAAATTGGCATTAGACAACGGTCATTCTGTCACTGCTTATATTCGTACACCTTCCAAGCTAGAGATTAATCACGAGAATCTAACTATTATTCAAGGAGATGCTTTTGACAAGCAAGCTGTCGAAGCTGCTATAAACGGAAAAGATGCCGTTGTTTCGTGTTTAGGCTCCACAACCGGGATGAAAAAATCAACGCAACTAGAGAATATGATGAAAAATGTAGTTGATGGAATGGTAGCAAATAATGTAAGCCGCATTGTTTATACTGCTTCGGCAGGTGTAGAAAATGAAATACCTGGATTAATGGGCAAGATGATGATGAAGATGCTTGGTAACGTGTTAGCCGATCATAAGAATGCGATTGAATATATCAAATCCAATAATTTAACGTATACGATTGTAAGACCTATGGGACTAACGGACAAAGCATTTACTGGGAATTACAAAGAGTCTGCTACAAGCGTTCCTAGTTCCGGAAAATCAATTTCAAGAGCAGATGTAGCTGATTTTATCTACAAGGCGTTAACGGACAGCTCGTATGAAAATACTTCTGTAGGAATTAGCAGCTAA
- the ispG gene encoding flavodoxin-dependent (E)-4-hydroxy-3-methylbut-2-enyl-diphosphate synthase — protein MIHRSKTRPVRVGNLTIGGSNELFIQSMTTTKTHDVEATVAEILRLEEAGCQVVRVACPDERAAYSIGEIKKRINIPLVVDIHFDYKLALIAIEQGADKIRINPGNIGRKEKVEAVVNAAKAKGIPIRIGVNAGSLEKKILEKYGYPTADGMVESALHHIKILEDLDFHDIIVSMKASDVNLAVEAYRKASEAFDYPLHLGITESGTLFAGSIKSAAGLGTLLAMGIGNTLRVSLSADPVEEVKVARELLKVFGLSSNAATLISCPTCGRIEIDLISIANEVEEYISHIKAPIKVAVLGCAVNGPGEAREADIGIAGARGEGLLFRKGKIVRKVPEETMVDELKIEIDKIAAEYFAKQELEKQQKEIEAQQA, from the coding sequence ATAATTCATCGTTCCAAAACTCGTCCTGTACGAGTTGGAAACTTAACTATAGGTGGCAGTAACGAACTTTTTATTCAAAGTATGACAACAACTAAAACACATGATGTGGAAGCAACCGTAGCGGAAATATTACGTTTAGAGGAAGCTGGTTGTCAGGTTGTTCGTGTAGCTTGTCCAGATGAACGTGCTGCTTATTCGATCGGCGAGATAAAAAAACGTATTAATATTCCATTAGTAGTGGATATACATTTTGATTATAAATTAGCACTAATTGCAATCGAGCAAGGTGCCGATAAAATTCGTATTAACCCAGGTAACATTGGCCGTAAAGAAAAAGTAGAAGCTGTAGTTAATGCAGCTAAAGCAAAAGGTATTCCAATTCGTATTGGAGTTAATGCAGGTTCATTAGAGAAAAAAATCTTAGAGAAATATGGCTATCCTACTGCAGACGGTATGGTAGAAAGTGCTCTACACCATATTAAAATCCTAGAAGACTTGGATTTTCATGATATTATCGTTTCGATGAAGGCTTCTGATGTTAATCTTGCAGTCGAAGCATATCGTAAGGCTTCTGAAGCATTTGACTATCCGTTACACTTAGGGATTACTGAGTCAGGAACTTTGTTCGCTGGATCTATTAAGAGTGCTGCCGGCCTAGGAACACTCTTAGCCATGGGTATCGGAAACACATTACGTGTATCGTTAAGTGCAGACCCAGTGGAGGAAGTAAAAGTAGCTCGTGAGCTGCTAAAAGTATTTGGTCTTTCTTCTAATGCGGCTACATTAATTTCTTGCCCTACATGTGGACGTATTGAAATAGACTTAATTTCTATTGCAAATGAAGTGGAAGAGTATATCTCCCATATTAAAGCACCTATTAAAGTAGCAGTACTAGGCTGTGCAGTAAACGGCCCTGGAGAAGCTCGTGAAGCTGATATCGGAATTGCTGGTGCACGTGGCGAAGGTCTATTGTTCCGTAAAGGAAAAATAGTTCGCAAAGTGCCAGAGGAAACTATGGTAGATGAACTGAAGATTGAAATTGATAAAATCGCAGCTGAATATTTTGCGAAACAAGAGTTAGAAAAGCAACAAAAGGAAATTGAAGCTCAACAAGCTTAA
- a CDS encoding DUF1189 family protein — translation MNLFQLFKASLHSPKKIAAFRLIPIGKVMQYVFIYVFFMTAISFFGFINGISEQQQNVEGLIEYFSDIQWLIYPFAFLFLFVLNTMFIFVRISIFAYLGTLILLLLKRRGEYRHLWRTTLFASTVPMVISIVVAILQWSNDWIQLGIYAVTFVYLYISLKYYPIKK, via the coding sequence ATGAATTTATTTCAGCTATTTAAAGCAAGCCTACATAGCCCTAAAAAAATTGCTGCATTTCGACTTATTCCAATCGGAAAGGTAATGCAATACGTCTTTATCTACGTATTTTTCATGACTGCAATCTCCTTTTTCGGATTTATAAACGGTATTTCAGAACAACAACAAAATGTAGAAGGACTAATCGAATACTTTTCCGATATTCAATGGTTAATCTATCCCTTTGCATTTCTATTTTTATTTGTTTTAAATACTATGTTTATATTTGTCCGTATTAGTATCTTTGCCTATTTAGGTACCCTAATACTTCTCCTTTTAAAACGACGTGGAGAATATCGACACCTTTGGAGAACTACGCTGTTTGCTAGCACGGTGCCTATGGTCATTTCTATTGTCGTTGCAATCCTGCAATGGTCTAACGATTGGATTCAGCTAGGAATCTATGCTGTTACCTTTGTCTATTTATATATTTCTTTAAAATATTATCCTATAAAGAAATAG
- a CDS encoding Na/Pi cotransporter family protein, with protein sequence MELNWQQMLFEFFGGLGIFLFAIKYMGDGLQKAAGDRLRDILDRYTTNPFMGVLVGIIVTVLIQSSSGTTVITVGLVSAGFMKLRQAIGVIMGANIGTTITAFIIGFDVGGYALPIMAVGAFLIFFFKKHIVQNVGEVIFGFGGLFLGLELMSGGMKPLRELEAFTDFTLAMSDHSFLGLLAGTIFTLIVQSSSATVAILQGLYAEDLLSLKGSLPVLFGDNIGTTITAILASLGASVAAKRAAATHVLFNVVGSVIFLILLVPFTLYIEWISGVLDLESKMQIAFAHGSFNVANTIIQFPLIGAWAYLVTKLIPGDDVSIEYKPKHLDVNFIEQSPSIAIGQAKEEILRMGALSIQGLEKTYAYLKTKSKRDSDLAYQVEDALNNLDQKITDYLVKISSQPLSDQDSSRHNMLMDTVRDIERIGDHFENILELIEYQEVHRIVLTPDAIEDVSEMFELTIKTVEKAIEALNTNDVKLAQEVAEQENVIDKMERQFRKNHILRVNEGKCSGQAGIMFVDILSNLERIGDHACNVAEAVLGRRT encoded by the coding sequence GTGGAATTGAACTGGCAGCAAATGTTGTTTGAATTTTTTGGAGGACTGGGTATATTCTTGTTCGCTATTAAGTATATGGGTGATGGGTTGCAGAAAGCGGCGGGGGATCGACTAAGGGATATTTTAGATCGTTATACTACTAATCCTTTTATGGGAGTTTTAGTCGGAATCATTGTAACTGTATTAATTCAATCTAGTTCTGGGACAACTGTAATTACAGTAGGTCTAGTAAGTGCAGGGTTTATGAAACTGCGTCAGGCTATTGGTGTAATAATGGGAGCAAATATAGGAACTACAATAACTGCTTTTATTATCGGTTTTGATGTGGGAGGCTATGCACTTCCAATTATGGCAGTAGGAGCTTTTTTAATTTTCTTTTTTAAGAAACATATTGTACAAAATGTAGGGGAAGTTATATTTGGATTTGGTGGATTATTCCTCGGACTTGAACTAATGAGTGGCGGTATGAAGCCTTTAAGAGAGTTAGAAGCATTTACTGATTTCACTCTCGCAATGAGTGATCATTCATTCCTTGGTTTATTGGCAGGAACAATTTTTACGTTAATAGTACAAAGCTCCAGTGCAACTGTTGCTATATTACAAGGACTATATGCAGAAGATCTTTTATCTTTAAAAGGGTCATTACCAGTATTATTTGGAGATAACATAGGAACTACTATTACAGCAATACTAGCGTCTTTAGGTGCATCTGTTGCTGCAAAGAGAGCGGCGGCAACCCATGTATTATTTAACGTAGTTGGCTCAGTGATTTTCTTAATCTTATTGGTCCCATTCACTCTTTATATAGAATGGATTTCTGGAGTGCTAGATTTAGAAAGCAAAATGCAAATAGCTTTTGCTCACGGTTCCTTTAACGTAGCAAATACAATTATACAGTTTCCACTGATTGGGGCTTGGGCGTATCTTGTCACTAAGTTAATACCTGGAGACGATGTTTCCATAGAATATAAGCCTAAACATTTAGATGTTAACTTTATCGAACAATCACCATCGATTGCTATCGGACAGGCTAAAGAGGAAATTTTACGTATGGGAGCTCTAAGTATACAAGGATTAGAGAAAACATATGCTTACCTAAAAACAAAGAGCAAGCGTGATTCAGATTTGGCTTATCAAGTAGAAGACGCATTAAATAATTTAGATCAAAAAATTACAGATTACTTAGTAAAAATTTCTTCGCAGCCGCTGTCTGATCAAGATTCTAGCCGACATAATATGCTAATGGATACTGTTCGGGATATTGAAAGAATTGGAGATCATTTTGAGAACATTTTGGAACTGATAGAATACCAAGAAGTTCACCGAATAGTTTTAACTCCAGATGCAATAGAGGATGTTTCTGAGATGTTTGAGTTAACGATAAAAACAGTAGAAAAAGCAATAGAAGCTCTGAATACTAATGATGTAAAATTAGCACAAGAAGTAGCAGAACAAGAGAATGTTATAGATAAAATGGAAAGACAATTTAGAAAAAATCACATTCTACGAGTAAACGAAGGTAAATGTTCAGGTCAAGCAGGTATAATGTTCGTCGACATTTTAAGTAACTTAGAGCGAATCGGAGACCATGCTTGTAATGTGGCAGAAGCCGTATTGGGGAGACGCACATGA
- a CDS encoding DUF456 family protein translates to MEVIGWILIIASFVIAYIGTFYPIIPSVVFMLLGYILYGLFFSFTELTWLFWTIQILFVILLFGADMAANALGVKKFGGTKAGVWGSTIGLLIGPFVIPVAGIIIGPFLGAVIAELIVTREGLKHAIKSGIGSLIGFLTSSIAKVVILTVMLVVFVLFV, encoded by the coding sequence ATAGAGGTTATTGGCTGGATTTTAATAATAGCAAGTTTTGTAATAGCTTATATCGGTACTTTTTATCCTATTATTCCTTCAGTAGTATTCATGCTACTTGGTTATATTTTGTATGGATTGTTCTTTTCTTTTACTGAATTGACTTGGCTGTTCTGGACAATACAAATATTATTTGTCATTCTTTTGTTTGGAGCGGATATGGCTGCCAATGCGCTTGGTGTTAAAAAATTTGGTGGAACGAAGGCCGGAGTTTGGGGCAGTACAATCGGCTTGTTGATTGGACCTTTTGTTATTCCTGTCGCTGGTATCATAATTGGACCATTCCTTGGTGCTGTAATAGCTGAGCTAATCGTGACAAGAGAAGGATTAAAACATGCGATTAAATCTGGTATAGGATCTTTAATCGGGTTCTTAACTTCTTCCATTGCTAAAGTGGTAATATTAACTGTAATGCTAGTGGTATTTGTTCTCTTTGTATAA
- a CDS encoding superoxide dismutase: MAYELPQLPYAYDALEPHIDKETMNIHHTKHHNTYVTNLNNAVAGKADLENKSVEELIANIDALPEDIKTAVRNNGGGHANHSLFWQLLSPNGGGTPTGDLAQAIDAKFGSFDAFKEEFAKAATTRFGSGWAWLSVSNGELEISSTANQDSPIMEGKTPLLGLDVWEHAYYLNYQNRRPDYISSFWNVVNWDEVSKRYASAK; the protein is encoded by the coding sequence ATGGCATACGAATTACCACAATTACCTTACGCTTACGATGCACTTGAACCACATATCGACAAGGAAACGATGAACATTCATCACACGAAACACCACAATACTTATGTAACAAACTTAAACAATGCGGTAGCTGGTAAAGCTGATTTAGAAAACAAATCAGTAGAAGAACTAATTGCTAATATTGACGCTCTTCCAGAAGACATTAAAACAGCAGTTCGTAACAATGGTGGTGGGCACGCTAACCACTCATTATTCTGGCAACTATTATCACCAAATGGTGGTGGTACTCCAACTGGAGATTTAGCTCAAGCAATTGATGCAAAATTCGGTAGCTTTGATGCTTTCAAAGAAGAGTTTGCTAAAGCAGCAACAACTCGTTTTGGTTCTGGCTGGGCTTGGTTATCTGTATCAAACGGAGAGTTAGAAATTTCTTCGACTGCAAACCAAGATTCACCTATCATGGAAGGTAAAACTCCATTATTAGGATTAGATGTTTGGGAGCATGCTTACTACTTAAATTACCAAAACCGTCGTCCTGATTACATTTCTTCTTTCTGGAATGTTGTAAACTGGGATGAAGTTTCAAAACGTTACGCTTCAGCAAAATAA
- a CDS encoding penicillin-binding protein 2, which yields MRKISKKRAQSIKAKQRKNITFRMNILFFSIFLLFTLLILRLGYLQIVKGEEYVKKLESTEETSVNTSVPRGRLYDSEGRILVDNKPQKVITYTKMQTTKSEDMLETAKKLSKLIEKDTDNITKSDRQDYWLRENAEEAKNLVTDKERNKIESNEELTTSEKNRAIDRLQRSKLTEEQLNSFTPEEEEIIAIYREMAAGYALSPQIIKGDEMNKEEGDIKEVTAEEFARVSERLGDPDMVGVNTTTDWRRVKNSTLAVLGSVSSPKKGLPNERLNYFLSRDYTRNDRVGTSYIEQQYEEILQGQKTVVKNITDGKGRVIDVSTIYDGKPGNELVLTIDSQVQLEMEGIIERQLLQMKNNNAGTDYLNSAFLVILDPYTGDVLSLVGKRLVKENGKWAVQDYAYGSFKTGYELGSTVKPATVLTAYRENAISVGDYMVDEPIRIKGSAPKSSVFNRGSRIRLNDLTALERSSNVYMFKIAYALAGKTYQPNQPVSFGADAFLKMRNGYAQFGLGVPTGIDLPGESTGVIGKTESGKLLDLSIGQYDTYTPLQLAQYTATIANGGKRIKPHVVKEIREPSEDGVTLGKLVKEIKPTVLNVVDNSQEEINHVRKGMQRVYFGKQGTGARAFGNAPYTAAGKTGTAQSYYKDDTMKESVRTVNLTHVGFAPYDNPEIAYAIVVPHAFTESSYKTNYTSVMAREVVDTYFNIQKKKSTLENNESTATPPIKPAFTNDQIDEGEETNTTDEQ from the coding sequence ATGCGAAAAATTTCAAAAAAACGTGCACAAAGTATAAAAGCAAAACAAAGGAAAAACATTACTTTTCGTATGAACATTCTTTTCTTTTCCATATTTCTTTTGTTCACCCTTTTAATCCTAAGACTAGGATATCTTCAAATTGTAAAAGGGGAAGAGTATGTCAAAAAACTGGAGAGTACGGAAGAGACATCTGTAAACACTAGCGTTCCAAGAGGACGATTATATGATAGTGAAGGACGTATACTAGTCGATAATAAACCACAAAAGGTTATAACTTATACAAAAATGCAGACCACGAAATCCGAGGATATGTTAGAAACTGCAAAGAAATTGAGTAAGTTAATTGAAAAGGATACAGACAATATTACAAAAAGTGATCGTCAAGACTATTGGTTAAGAGAGAATGCAGAAGAAGCTAAAAACCTCGTGACAGATAAAGAACGAAATAAAATCGAATCTAACGAAGAGTTAACGACGAGCGAAAAGAACAGAGCAATCGACCGTTTACAAAGAAGTAAGCTAACTGAAGAACAGCTCAATTCCTTTACCCCCGAGGAAGAGGAAATTATTGCGATCTATCGAGAGATGGCTGCAGGCTATGCCTTATCACCACAAATTATTAAAGGTGATGAAATGAACAAGGAAGAAGGAGACATAAAAGAGGTTACAGCTGAGGAATTTGCTAGAGTTTCCGAGAGACTGGGAGATCCAGATATGGTCGGGGTAAACACGACAACTGACTGGAGACGTGTAAAAAACTCAACCTTAGCAGTATTAGGAAGCGTATCCTCTCCTAAAAAAGGACTTCCAAATGAGCGACTAAATTATTTCTTATCTAGAGACTACACTCGTAATGATCGAGTAGGAACTTCTTATATCGAACAACAATATGAAGAAATACTACAAGGACAAAAAACGGTAGTAAAAAATATAACAGACGGTAAAGGTCGAGTCATTGATGTAAGTACCATTTATGATGGGAAGCCAGGAAATGAGCTCGTATTGACAATCGATAGTCAAGTTCAGCTAGAAATGGAAGGAATTATTGAAAGACAGCTTCTTCAAATGAAAAATAATAATGCAGGAACAGATTATTTAAACAGTGCATTCTTAGTTATATTAGATCCATATACGGGAGATGTCTTATCTTTAGTAGGTAAAAGGCTAGTAAAAGAGAATGGCAAATGGGCTGTACAAGACTATGCCTATGGGTCATTTAAAACTGGCTATGAGCTTGGGTCTACTGTTAAGCCTGCTACTGTTTTAACAGCTTATAGAGAAAATGCAATTAGCGTAGGGGATTATATGGTAGATGAGCCTATTCGTATTAAGGGTTCAGCGCCAAAAAGCTCTGTATTTAATAGAGGCTCAAGAATACGCTTAAACGATTTAACAGCTTTAGAACGCTCATCCAACGTGTATATGTTCAAAATAGCATACGCTTTGGCCGGCAAGACATATCAGCCAAATCAACCGGTTAGCTTTGGAGCAGATGCATTTTTGAAGATGCGTAATGGGTATGCTCAGTTTGGCTTAGGTGTCCCAACAGGCATAGACTTACCAGGAGAATCTACTGGTGTTATCGGTAAAACAGAGTCAGGTAAATTACTAGATTTAAGTATTGGTCAGTATGATACATACACGCCATTACAGTTAGCACAATATACTGCCACTATTGCTAACGGTGGTAAACGCATTAAACCGCATGTCGTAAAAGAAATTCGTGAGCCATCAGAGGATGGAGTCACTCTAGGGAAGTTAGTAAAAGAAATTAAACCGACCGTTTTAAATGTGGTAGATAATTCGCAGGAAGAGATCAATCATGTTCGAAAAGGGATGCAACGAGTTTATTTTGGAAAGCAAGGTACAGGTGCTAGAGCTTTTGGTAACGCACCTTATACAGCAGCAGGTAAAACAGGAACGGCCCAGTCATATTATAAGGATGACACGATGAAAGAATCAGTTAGGACAGTTAATTTAACTCATGTAGGTTTTGCACCTTATGATAACCCAGAAATTGCTTATGCGATTGTTGTACCGCATGCATTCACTGAATCCTCTTATAAAACAAATTATACGAGTGTAATGGCTCGTGAGGTTGTAGATACTTACTTTAATATACAGAAAAAGAAAAGTACGTTAGAAAATAACGAATCTACGGCAACACCTCCTATCAAACCGGCATTCACAAATGACCAAATTGATGAAGGTGAAGAAACAAATACAACCGATGAACAATAA
- a CDS encoding PstS family phosphate ABC transporter substrate-binding protein, translated as MKSWKYFLLTTMAGLTFVLGACGSDSTEGAEAESDISSSEAGEPQAEGVLEGKVSGDGSSTVAPILEAVVEEYAAEQSEVQVTVGVSGTGGGFEKFIAGDTDFSNASRPIKEEEKQKLAESNIDFSEFQIAYDGLSLVVNKENDWVDSLTIEELQKMWIEDGTKKKWSDINPEWPEEEIVYYSPGTDSGTYDYFDEVILDEADLVKSATLSEDDNVLVQGVQGDKNAIGFFGYAYYLANQETLKVVKVNGVEPTNETIESGDYSPLSRPLFVYANNRAIKENPAFYDFMKFTIEHAGDMAEAVGYVSLPEENYNKGLADLEALK; from the coding sequence ATGAAAAGCTGGAAATACTTTTTATTAACAACTATGGCAGGATTGACATTTGTTCTGGGAGCTTGCGGATCAGATTCTACAGAAGGAGCAGAGGCAGAATCCGATATTAGCTCATCAGAAGCGGGTGAACCCCAAGCAGAAGGTGTCTTGGAAGGGAAAGTTTCTGGAGATGGCTCAAGCACGGTGGCGCCTATCTTAGAAGCAGTGGTAGAGGAGTATGCAGCTGAACAATCCGAAGTACAGGTTACCGTGGGAGTGTCAGGAACAGGTGGAGGTTTTGAAAAGTTTATAGCTGGTGACACTGATTTTTCTAATGCATCACGCCCTATTAAAGAAGAAGAAAAGCAAAAGCTAGCAGAATCAAATATTGACTTCTCAGAATTTCAAATTGCGTACGACGGATTATCCCTAGTAGTAAATAAAGAAAATGACTGGGTAGATTCTTTAACTATAGAAGAATTACAAAAGATGTGGATAGAAGATGGGACAAAGAAAAAATGGTCAGATATTAACCCTGAGTGGCCAGAGGAAGAGATTGTATACTACTCCCCAGGCACGGATTCTGGCACATATGACTACTTTGATGAAGTGATATTAGATGAAGCGGATTTGGTTAAAAGTGCAACGTTATCTGAAGATGACAATGTTCTTGTGCAAGGAGTACAAGGTGACAAAAATGCGATTGGTTTCTTTGGGTATGCATACTATCTAGCTAACCAAGAGACATTAAAGGTAGTTAAAGTAAACGGTGTTGAACCTACAAACGAAACAATCGAATCTGGAGATTATTCGCCGTTGTCACGCCCCTTATTCGTTTACGCTAACAATCGTGCCATTAAAGAAAATCCAGCTTTCTATGATTTCATGAAATTTACCATTGAACATGCCGGTGATATGGCAGAGGCGGTTGGATATGTTAGTTTACCTGAAGAAAACTATAATAAAGGGCTTGCAGACTTAGAGGCACTTAAGTAA